The genomic region TCACACTTGATGTTGAAAAAAATCATCAAAAGAAGCTTCAAAAATTACTAAAGAAAATATCTTGTTTTCTAATTATGATACACAAAAATATGAAGTATCAATTTTAAATTTATCAATTGGTGATGATCCAACAATTTTAAATGTAACTTATGTTGTTAAAAAGATAGGAACAGACAAAGTTAGTGATCCTGCTGCAAAAACAATAACGGGATTTAAATTACCAAAAGGTCAATATAAACGTCCAAAATCTGATGTTTTAATTAAAAAAGAAGACAAAATTAGATATTTATCAATTGGTGATTCTATTTCAGCTGGATTTACTGGTGAATTAGATCAAGACTATCATGGTGAATTTAAAAATGGTAATGTTTCTGGCATGTCACTTGCAGCTTATTTAGCTTATTATTTAAATAAAATAGATAGTGGTAAAAGACTCGAAAGTTTCAAAAACTTTGCTACTACAAATTCAACCATTTGAGAATGACTGGATTTATTAGATGCTGATTATACTCCAACAGATCCTAAATATAAAAAAGAACATAGTGTTTATCAAGGTACATTTTATAGATTTAGCGATAAAGCTAAATTAAAAGAAGAATTAATTAAAGAAATTCAAAATGCTAACCTAATGACAATGACTTTGGGTGCAAATGATTTTTTAAGAATTGCTTTGCAAGTGTTTGAAAAAGTAGGACTTATTGATGATTTACAAGAAATGTTTCTTAAAGGTCAATTTGATCAACAAAAATTATTAAAATTCTTAGTTTTCTTGCAAGAAGCAAAAAATGAAATTCAAGCAAGAATGGAAGCATTATTAAATAAAATTAAAGAGATTAACCCAAATCTTAATATAAATGTGTTAAATTATCCTGCCCCTTTTTATAGATTACTAAGTTCATTGCTTAGTTCAGCACCTATTCCTAATGAACTTAAATCTTTTGCAAGTCTTGAATTTTTAATGGATCAATTAAGCGATCCGCTTAAAACTGCTGTAAAAAATGTAGGTGATAATACTAACTTTATTGATATGGTTGATAATAGTTTTTGGAACAAAAACCAAAAAGATTTAACCAAAATATTGTTTGACTTGCATCCAACTCCATATGGTTATAAAAAACTTGCACAAGATGTGTTTGTAAGACTTATTTCTCACATAGTAAATAAAGAAGCATTACAAAATTTAGGTTGAACTAAGAAATATACCAATAAAACTAATGATGCTTATAAATGACAAATAGAAACTAACGAAAGTGTTTCAAAAATTTATAAAGACATAATTGGTGAAAATCCACAAGATGCTTACAATAAACTATTTGAAAAAGATGAACTTTATAAGGCTATTGAACCTAAATTAAATGGTAATAATTTGTCAAATAGATTGCAAGGTTTTCCTGAAGGATACATTCAAGAAATCTTTATGTCTATTGTTAATAAAATTTTCCAATCAGACTTTTTAAAGAAAATTGATCCAGATGAAAATATTCCTAATTTCTTCAAAAACCAAAATAAAGCCGCTCTAAAAGCTTTAATTAAATGATTTGTTAAATCAGATTATTTAAAGAAAAACTTAGATAAAGCTCAAGAATTGACACAAAAAGCTGCATCAGATGAAAAAACTGGAAATATTAATTTTGCTGATTTAACAAAAATTTTGAATGAAACATTATTTGACCCTCAAGAATTACTTAAACTTGCAAAAGAAATTTTATCTAGTGACTTTACAAAAGAATTTAAAGATGAATTTACCGATGCGATTACAAGATTTGTTCAAAATGCATTAAAATATGACAAGTTTGATGCGATAATTGGCAAACTTATTGATAAAACTTATGACTCAGTTAAAACATATATTCCTTCAAAAGAACAATACAAAAATTTACTAACTAAAATTATTACTCATGAAAAAATGCCTAAATTCTTTGGGCAAACTTTAAAATCATTATTAACCTCTATTGGTGAAAATTCTTTAGATTCAATTGATTCATTTAATGGATTAATTAAAGCATTTTTTGCAAATCAAACCGAAAATGGAAAAATCGCACAAGAATTCTCTGAATTATTTAACGCATTATTAAAAGATGCTGATATTAACACATTATTTGGAAATATACTAGCAGATTACATATCTACAGCTTATCCAGAAATTATGCAACAAGAACCTCAAATTGAAAAAAATGAACTTAAAAAACTAGTTGGTGCATTCATAAATTCTGGAATTGCAATTAATGATAAATTTAATTTTGACAAAATGCTAGCTAATAGTTTATTAAATGAATTAAAAACTAATGGACTAGATTTCAAATTTGATACATTTGCAAAAACATTAGCTAACAATTTCAAAGATTTTGCTTTGAAAAACTATGAAACTCTATTAATTGAAAGTTTAAAAATTGTTTCTTCAAGCAACGAACTTAAAGACCCTCAAATTCAAAAAACTTTCAAAAAATTATTTGTCAATGTTTATAAATACTTAGATAAGCAATTTGGCTTTAAACAAAAATTATTAGAACTTATTAAGAGCCAATTACCTGCATTAATTTCTGAAAATGATTTTAATGAAATATTCGATAGTTTTGTAAGTGATGATAATTTAGAAAAATTAGCTAATTTTATACTTAATATAACTTCAAATAATGACTTTGATTGAACCAAAATTAAAAGCTTAAAAGACTTATCAAATGCAATCTTCTCATCTAATAAAACAAATCCAGTTAAGTTTATTAAAGATATTTTGTCATCTTCAAAAGATAATGAAAAATTTATAAATGTTGTTTATAAACTAATAAATTCAACTTCAATTTTTGAAGGTATTGATGAAGATAATGCTAAAAAAATTGTTAAGGCAATTTTATCTACTACTCTTAAAATTGATGATGAACTTGCAATCAGCAATGATTTTGCAAAATTTGTTGTTGAGAAATTACTGCTATGAAATCCAAATGAAAAGCTTGATTTTAAAGCAATATTATTAGAATTTGCAAACAACCTAAAATCTCAAATAAAAGACAAAGAAACATTAATTAAAATAGTTAAAGTTCTTCTTTCTGACATTGATTTAGAAGAAGCTATTTTAGAAAAATTGTTTGACAATCTTTACAAATTAATTAAATCAAAACTTAATCTAGCAGATTATGCTTGGAATTTTGTAGGTTCAAAATTATCTTCATATATTAGTGAAAATGAATTTAAAACATTAACAACTACTTTATTAAATAATAAATCAGCACAAGAATTATTAAGAAACACAATTGTTAAGACTTTCTTGTCAATGAAAAAACAAGATTTAAGCAATCTAAAAACATTTAGTGATTTATTGAAAATTGCTTTAAATAAAGATGGTTATTTATATAAAGAATTACCTAATGTTTTAAAGAAAATCTTTACAGAAAAATTAACATCACAAACTGCTAAAACTCTCATAGCCAAATTTGCTAAGAGAATTCTTTCTTCAAAAGCACCTCAATATCAAGATAAAGTAACAGAAGAAAGAATTGAAAAACTACTTGCATTAGTTGCAGAATATTTTGTTAAATCTGACGAAGAATTAAAATACTTTGTCCCAACTATTCAATGGATTTTTAGATACATAGCTGACAAAAATGAAAATTTTGATGTAAAACAATTCTCAATTGATTTAAGAGATCAAATAAAAGCTAAATTGTTAGAAAGAATTAAAGGTAAAGAAGAATATTTTGGTAAAGAATTTGCAACCTTGTTTACTGAAATTAATAATAAACACCACTTTTCTAATTTGATTTGATTATCAATTGGTTCAAAATTATCTTCATATATTAGTGAAAATGAATTTAAAACATTAACCAACAATTTAGTAACACTTCCTGAAACAAAACAATTCTTAGAAAAATTTATGACAATGGTTCTAAAATCAGCAAATGCTGAAATGTTGTCAAGTTTAACATTAGTTGATAATGTTATTAAGCAATTCTTTAAACCAAATGCTGAAATTACTAAGAATTTTGCTAAAGAATTTACTATATATCTAACAAGTGTTTTAAAAAATGAAACAATTAGAGCTTCATTTGCAACAATTGTTAAAAATTACTTGCATAAAAATTACCCAGATTATCTAAATAATTTTGATGACAATAAGATTAATGAACTTATAAAAGTTGCTTTATCTGCATTTGTGAACATTGAATCTAACACTCACATTTTAGAAAATGATCTTAATCTAGCTATTAAAGAATTAGCAGATAAAGGTACAAAAATAGATGTAAAAGTATTAATTAACAAGATAAAATCTAATATTTTAGATAACAAATTTGCTCTATTTAAAGCAATTATGAAAACTGATGATGTAAAAACAGCTAAGGAACTATTTAAATCATTGTTAACACATGGTTATGGTTTATTTAAAGATAAGTTTAATTTAAAAGAAGTTATATCAAATGCACTTTCTGCATTTATAGACGTAGAAAAAGTTTCAAAAATACTTGATGAACTTTTAAATAATGATGTTATTGAAGAAATTTATAACACTATTTTTGACACTATGTTTAATAACTTGCAAGTTTTTGAAAAAGCAAATAATTTCACCGAATATGTTACAGAATTATTTAAAAATGATGGAACTAAATTATCAACATTAATTGAAAAAACTCTAACTTCAATCTTAAACAAACAAAATATTAAAGAAGCATTGTTTACATTGTTTAACGAATATAAATTAATAGATGAATTTACTGAAAATGACGAAAATGATTTAATTAGCTTTATTCCTAAATTAATCAAGACATTAGATGATAAATTCAAATTAACTGAAAATGCTATCTTAAAATTAACGACATTTATTGACAATAATGAATTTGGAAAAATTAAAACTAATTTATTCGGTGAAATACTAGCTAATATTAAAGAACAAATTAACACACCTAACAAGCAATTTAAATTGTTTGCATGAATTTTAAAAGATAATACATTTGCAAATAAAAAAGATTTAATTGGCAAGTTAATAGCAAATATTTATTCATTTGGAATAGAAAAATTCTTACCTAATTTAGAAGATATATACACTCAACTTCCAAATTCTGTCCAAGAATTTATTACTAAAGAACAATTTGATTCATTACTCTCATCAATAATTAAATCTTCATATACTAAACAATTTATCAAAGACGTTGTTGATATTATGTTTAGTAAAAACTTTGATTTTGACAATGTTGAAACATACATATCATTTGCTAAAAAAATATTAGTTGAAATCAAAGATGACATTAAACCTAAATTTATTGCATATGCAAATAATATTTTAGGTACGCCTACAGTTCAAAATGATTTAGTTGCAATTATCAAAAATGTTGCAAAAAGTATGTCAGATATTGTTTTTGATGACAAACATGATGAATTCTTTAAAAAATTATTAGCTCATGCATTTACTATCTTTGATGATGTAAAACTATATGACACATTTTCAAATGCTATTATCAATAACCTTGATGACCCTGCTAAATTTGTAGAAACTATTAAAAATACAATTATTAATTTGCCATTCACAGATCCTAAATGATTGATTTCAATTCTAACTCAAACTACAATTAAAGAATCTAAAGCTGATGTTATTAAACTAATTGAAGACATCTTTGGTCAATATATTAACGATGAAACAAAAATTGAAAAATTATTAACCAAATTAAATCTAGTTAATGTAATTAATAAAGATTCAAATACTCAAGATATTACTAAACAATTTATTATTTCAGTCCTTAAAAATGCTAAAACTAAAGAGCTAATTAGTAAAGTTATTGAAACAATTTTCGATAATGCTGAAACTCTTAAAGATTCAGAAAGATGAGTTGATGTTATTCAAAAACTTGCTAATTCAACAAGCATTAATGATTTAAAAACATTAATTAAAGAATTTATTGAATCAGTAATTACAAGCAATGATCTATTTTCAAAGCAAATTGATATTACATTGAACCAAATGTTTTTAGCAAAACCTGAACTTTACAGAACAAATATTGTTGAAAAAAACAAAAATAATACAGTTGCTAAATTTATGGATAGTTTCTTAAAATCAATAGTGAAAGAAAAAACATTGTTTGAGCAAATTTACAATAATGTATTTGAGCAACTAAAACATCTACCAACAAACACTGATAATCAAATTATGCAACTTATATACACTATTATTAAAGGCGCTTCAAAAATAGTTGCAACAAGTGACTTTAACCCTTCAAACAATGAAATTAATATTGATTTAGTTAAAGCGGTTGCATTGGGAAATAACATATACAATATTATGAAAAATGTTGATCCAACTAGTTATGTAAACTTTATTAACTATATGTTTGAAGTAACTAAATTTAGTTTAGACGGTGGATTATATAGCTTCCTATTTACTGGCACACTTAAAGATAGTGCTTCGAAACATTTAGGCAAAATGAAACTAAAATCTAGATCAGCAAGAGCATTGCAACAACTAGCAAGCACTAAAGA from Metamycoplasma salivarium harbors:
- a CDS encoding SGNH/GDSL hydrolase family protein, encoding MFSNYDTQKYEVSILNLSIGDDPTILNVTYVVKKIGTDKVSDPAAKTITGFKLPKGQYKRPKSDVLIKKEDKIRYLSIGDSISAGFTGELDQDYHGEFKNGNVSGMSLAAYLAYYLNKIDSGKRLESFKNFATTNSTIWEWLDLLDADYTPTDPKYKKEHSVYQGTFYRFSDKAKLKEELIKEIQNANLMTMTLGANDFLRIALQVFEKVGLIDDLQEMFLKGQFDQQKLLKFLVFLQEAKNEIQARMEALLNKIKEINPNLNINVLNYPAPFYRLLSSLLSSAPIPNELKSFASLEFLMDQLSDPLKTAVKNVGDNTNFIDMVDNSFWNKNQKDLTKILFDLHPTPYGYKKLAQDVFVRLISHIVNKEALQNLGWTKKYTNKTNDAYKWQIETNESVSKIYKDIIGENPQDAYNKLFEKDELYKAIEPKLNGNNLSNRLQGFPEGYIQEIFMSIVNKIFQSDFLKKIDPDENIPNFFKNQNKAALKALIKWFVKSDYLKKNLDKAQELTQKAASDEKTGNINFADLTKILNETLFDPQELLKLAKEILSSDFTKEFKDEFTDAITRFVQNALKYDKFDAIIGKLIDKTYDSVKTYIPSKEQYKNLLTKIITHEKMPKFFGQTLKSLLTSIGENSLDSIDSFNGLIKAFFANQTENGKIAQEFSELFNALLKDADINTLFGNILADYISTAYPEIMQQEPQIEKNELKKLVGAFINSGIAINDKFNFDKMLANSLLNELKTNGLDFKFDTFAKTLANNFKDFALKNYETLLIESLKIVSSSNELKDPQIQKTFKKLFVNVYKYLDKQFGFKQKLLELIKSQLPALISENDFNEIFDSFVSDDNLEKLANFILNITSNNDFDWTKIKSLKDLSNAIFSSNKTNPVKFIKDILSSSKDNEKFINVVYKLINSTSIFEGIDEDNAKKIVKAILSTTLKIDDELAISNDFAKFVVEKLLLWNPNEKLDFKAILLEFANNLKSQIKDKETLIKIVKVLLSDIDLEEAILEKLFDNLYKLIKSKLNLADYAWNFVGSKLSSYISENEFKTLTTTLLNNKSAQELLRNTIVKTFLSMKKQDLSNLKTFSDLLKIALNKDGYLYKELPNVLKKIFTEKLTSQTAKTLIAKFAKRILSSKAPQYQDKVTEERIEKLLALVAEYFVKSDEELKYFVPTIQWIFRYIADKNENFDVKQFSIDLRDQIKAKLLERIKGKEEYFGKEFATLFTEINNKHHFSNLIWLSIGSKLSSYISENEFKTLTNNLVTLPETKQFLEKFMTMVLKSANAEMLSSLTLVDNVIKQFFKPNAEITKNFAKEFTIYLTSVLKNETIRASFATIVKNYLHKNYPDYLNNFDDNKINELIKVALSAFVNIESNTHILENDLNLAIKELADKGTKIDVKVLINKIKSNILDNKFALFKAIMKTDDVKTAKELFKSLLTHGYGLFKDKFNLKEVISNALSAFIDVEKVSKILDELLNNDVIEEIYNTIFDTMFNNLQVFEKANNFTEYVTELFKNDGTKLSTLIEKTLTSILNKQNIKEALFTLFNEYKLIDEFTENDENDLISFIPKLIKTLDDKFKLTENAILKLTTFIDNNEFGKIKTNLFGEILANIKEQINTPNKQFKLFAWILKDNTFANKKDLIGKLIANIYSFGIEKFLPNLEDIYTQLPNSVQEFITKEQFDSLLSSIIKSSYTKQFIKDVVDIMFSKNFDFDNVETYISFAKKILVEIKDDIKPKFIAYANNILGTPTVQNDLVAIIKNVAKSMSDIVFDDKHDEFFKKLLAHAFTIFDDVKLYDTFSNAIINNLDDPAKFVETIKNTIINLPFTDPKWLISILTQTTIKESKADVIKLIEDIFGQYINDETKIEKLLTKLNLVNVINKDSNTQDITKQFIISVLKNAKTKELISKVIETIFDNAETLKDSERWVDVIQKLANSTSINDLKTLIKEFIESVITSNDLFSKQIDITLNQMFLAKPELYRTNIVEKNKNNTVAKFMDSFLKSIVKEKTLFEQIYNNVFEQLKHLPTNTDNQIMQLIYTIIKGASKIVATSDFNPSNNEINIDLVKAVALGNNIYNIMKNVDPTSYVNFINYMFEVTKFSLDGGLYSFLFTGTLKDSASKHLGKMKLKSRSARALQQLASTKEEKKYEPVQKPKISIKYNMDISTIVSLLNNISPLLQSTLIPAVKSYITDISNKKYENIKDVKKLDSYKAITRIYTSLLLLAYPQTYNKEFEKTIVFFKVKVNLFWQTGTFKGLATEGFTSTAVYNIIRDLLFADTELKNKITTLYNTNESANIVGLNRFGQYDEHFFAGTHKDSRSEDFKQWKKHSDDSILAFIWNHDKKDTEYHNEENIVLIAKALQYGYLYKDMDKDNE